Below is a genomic region from Henckelia pumila isolate YLH828 chromosome 3, ASM3356847v2, whole genome shotgun sequence.
ggtCGAAATTGTAAAAATTACAATGGAATCACAAATTAATTACCCcaaatttatcatattattagaTTATTTAAATGAATAGGTACATAATTACTTCCAATGAAAGCTTTGCTGTGGCCTGAGGTGTGTTTATGATTCCCCAATTCACCATCACCGGTACACTTGAAACCCTAATTTCTCAGCTTTTGGTGCTGCCCATTCACCATTGAAGAAAGGCAATCCATCGAACAGGTGGTGTAAATGCCCAATTCActcttttttcaatttttttcaatcTGTATTTTACAATTTTGTGAGCTTTAACTGCAGTTCAGAGGCATTCATATTTGGGAAGgtttcattttcttttttcaATTTCCCTTTGCTTTCTCTTCCCTCTTCTGGTTTTGTTACTCTTCAATTGATATTCCCCCGAAATGAATTAGATTGCTGGTGAGAAATCTCTTCCTTGTCATTTTTGCCGTCTTCGCCATATGTATAACTCAAATTAATTACGAAGTTGGATTTTCGTTGTTCCTTTCTTTGCTTAACTGGAAATAGATCTTGGGGTTTTTTGTTTCTGGATCGATTTAACTTTTTGTTGGATGTGTTGTGGGTTGAATTGGTTGGCAAAGGTTATTTTAAAGCTAATTTGGGGAATGATGCTGTTCGAATGTTGAATTTTGGTGCTTCATTGCTCGAATTATAATGAGGGATACCTAAACCCTATTTGCACATCTTGATTATTTCGCTACTTTGATTTCTATGTTGTGTTAAACGCTCATGCAATTGGGGAATTTTCATTTTTACGTGGGATTTCTTCAAATTTTAAGATACTGATACTACTCTCTATTATTCACATTTATCTCCAAGTTAGGGATTGTGTATAAAGGCTTGTGGAACTTTAAATTATTGGTTTCTTTAACTATTAATATACTAATCCTTGTAAATTCTACAGCCTGTTTATCGACGCCACTTAATTGCTCAATTGGACAAATATAAGTGTGTTGATAATCCTTAAAAGTTTCTTTGCTGATTGTTTACACTTTTTTGTGTTTCAACCAGTCGTATTAGATCCCGCGGCAAAGGTAGTTTGAAGTGTCCTTTGAGAACCGCAGAGCGAGAAGGAATGAAGTGTAGCAATTTTGTGTTAGCAAAAACATAGAAATGGTGTCTCAGGTTTCCATAGATTGTGAGATTCTACTTGGGTCTGAGAATCTTGGAAGTGATGGAGGGGATTCTAGTGTACCCCCATCTGCACAAGATCAAGCTGCTGCGCCAATGCCCAGTAACTTTTACTCTTTAATTTTCAGTGTTATCCTAAAAAGGAAATATTTCACCATTGCCTGTTTATTTCTATGCAGTAAAAAAGCAAACAAGGCAATGGGCTGCTTGGACTCGTCAAGAGGAAGAAAGCTTTTTTGCTGCTCTACGGCAAGTTGGCAAGGCAAGCAATCTGCTATGTTTGTACTGATTTTTGTTCCGAAAGTTTGCTTTTTCTACGTTCTGACCATAGAATACTCCTGTTCTCAGAATTTCGAGAAAATCACTTCCCGCGTTCAGAGTAAAAACAAGGATcaggtttttaaaattaaatgattttttttaatgaatttcCATGCAGTTTATTCCATTATTGGATTCTAACTTTTCtcctattttaatttatatctgGCATTCAGGTCAGACATTATTATTATCGGCTTGTAAGACGAATGAACAAGTTGCTTGGCCCTGAACTTTGTCTTGATGCCAAAAACTCAAAAGATACCAACGCTGCTATGCTTCGATGGTAAGTCAACCATTTATAGAGAATCACTATCACATTTAATCTTAACTTTTAGTTTTTACCAATAGGTTTTTACACTTTCTGACTTTCTTTTCATTAGTATCCAATCTACTTTGGCTATCTGGTTGTGAGTTGTAATAACATTTTGATTTCTTCTAAATTTGTTTTCGAATCATCATAATGTTCTCTTTGTAGCGTTTCGCTTTGTAATTCTAATGTAGTAGTAATTATCATCACAagcatttatgtgttgcattttttaTCAGCATGCACTCACTTGTAATACACTGCAATTTTGTAGTTTGCTTCTATTTTGTCTCTCCTTTCCCTTTTCTTCTGTATTTTCCATTTGTGGGTATTGGAGTCCTTCTGTCATGATTGATAGTTGATACAACTCTCTGCTTTGAGTGAATCAGAGAATTTTTTCACCAACAATCAGTCTCCTAACATATGTAGTCACTTGCAGGTGGTCGTTACTGGAAAAGTATAGCTGCAAAGCCTCTAAGCTTCACTTGAAACCTCGAAGATTTAAGATATTTCTGGAGACTCTGGTTGGTATTGTGCTAATGGATTCTTTTGTCAGATATGAAATAGTTTGAAACATGATTGAACTGATTATATTCCTTTCTCATGAAGGAGAATCAACTCTTGAAAGATAGGAAGAGGAACATAAGGAAACGACTTCCTGGTGGAGAAAATCATTCTTCTACGGCCTATGTCCCTGCCTCAAATGAGGTCAGAACATCAGGTCACGACAGTCGTGCTGTGAAATTGGTTCTCGTAGACAGCCAAAACATCCAAAAAGTTGGATCTGGAAAAGGATCTATGTTGAAGCGCCATGTAAATGCAGAGATGATGAATCGTGCTAAAGTAGACCCAACCTCTGTGAAAGCTGCAAAGCATCGACGCAAAACAGGTCATTGCAATAATCCTTTTTAAGATCTATTAATGCCCTCGTTTATCTGAAAGGTTTTGGGCATATGAATGTTGGCTTGGATCTTGTTATCTCTGCGCTGTGCAAGTGTTAAAAAAAGCTTGATGCCTCAAAATTTTCTTCTGTCTTTTTGTTCACTTTGGTGTTACTCCTGTATTCCCAAATCTATATGTAGGCAttgcatctgcagctgcatatAAAAGATGGGAGACAGCTGCCATTGCTGGGGTTTCATTGGTAGCTGATGCTGCTGAACATTTGGAACGAGTGAACTCCAACAAAGATATTGAAATTGGTCAGGAGAACTCAGTTTAAATCCCATATTTTCATTCTGAATCTAGGGAAGGCAGGACTAATGGGTGAATTGACGTTAAGTTGTCTTATGATAACCAATGTGTTATTGCTTAAATTTCCAGGTCATGATGGCTCTCAGCAAAATGTGGAAATGGTGAACACTTTACCTGTATCTTCACAAACATTGTTCAACGAGAATAACATTCAGAACTCTGCAAAACTCAAGCTACAGTTGTTCCCAATTGATGAAAGCACTCGGAAAACCTTGGAGACGGTAGGATAAAAGGAAGCCATGCTAGTGAATGTATTTCTTGATGATGTTTCATGGTGGTTTTTCAGTGCTTGTTAAAATTACTAAGAAAGTATGGACTATGTTTATTTATTGTAGGAACAACACAATCCCCATCTGGAACTTACTTTGAGCTCACGAAAGAAAATATCATCTGTGTTTGAGCATCTAAGTAGAAAATGGGGTAACTCAAGCTTTAATGCACAAGAGCTGATGCTTTTTCCTTACTGGGCACAAGGGGAAAACCTGGTGGGATATCAGAGGTGGACTAAGGATTGTTCTCTTTGTGCAGTAGATATTTATCATCTAATTGGAAGCCCTCCGATCTTCCGCCTCAGGTTTAATTCTCATACACTCAGTGTTGATGTTTGTAGAATCAATAGATTAACAGATTTGTTTTGTATGTAAGGTATGGCTGGTTCTCGAAAGCTGCAGTTGAATTGGAAACAGCTCAAACATTGTCACATGCTAATCTCATCGAGCAAACTCTGAACACTAACCTAGCAAACGAGCAGAACTTTCAAACTGAGCACCTTTTTAGTTTCCATGACTGTCAGATTGCCTCAACAGGACAGAATAATGCTCATGTTCCCTCATCAACATGTGCTCCAAATGAAATGGTTGAACGTTGTGGTTCTGATGTTAATATTTCAAGATATTATAGTGAAGCTGTAGATATGTCACTGCCCAGAAGAGATGCTGGAGCTTCGGCAGTTACCAGACAAGTTGAAAAAATGGTATACCTTCTACTTTTGCTTTATGTCTTTTAACTTGGAAGCTTTTGATAGAACTGAATACTGTCGTGAAAATTTATGTGATATACAAATAAGTTTACAAACTGCTATATATTTGCACCGTATTATATTAAGTTACATGTACTGTTTATGAGACTATTCAGCGTACAGTTTCTATTAAAAACTTCTAACGCACTTTTTCACCTATCGTCCTGTCCATTAAAAGGAACAAATGGAAACCTTTTCTGACAATTATCGAGTACCTTGGTCACTCATGGCATGTGAGTTGTATAAGAATGATTTAACGCTCGGTCTCACATGTTAGTCAAACCAACCTCAAGATTAGTGTTGCCTCATTTtgagataatatatatattttttaattcgcAGAAGGGCGTGACTTTGTCATCTGGGGAGTGGGCCGATAGCCTTACTAACATTAGTGTGGGAGATCTGCTTTCTGAGTCAGCACAGAACATGGACATCAACTGCTCAGATTTTCCCGTGCCTGTCAACTCTGACTGTCATTCACAGATCCCATTCAGTTGTGACTCTTTTGATGCTGCAGTTGCTGCTCACATTTACAAACATCAAAACAAAGTAGATTTCCAGCATAGAGTGCAATCTCACGTGCCTTCCATTTGGGAAGCTGAAGAAACATGTGATGCCTTTGCATTCCAAACGAATGGCCCTTTACGTGACGATAGCCATGGTGCATCAAAGAACGATTCCCCAGAAGCGTGTGTACAAGCTACTAAAGGAAATCTTGTTACTTACAAGGAAGTTGAGGTATGATTTTAAACCAGCATGTCATTGGGTTACCTGAATGTTTGCCTTTGGTATCAATGTCTTAGTAGTGATACTGTTCTTCTTTCATCTAGGAACTGCCTGAAGTGGAAAAATTAACCAGTACTAATCCTGATTGTGGAGACCTGATAGGTAACTGTGGGCCCAGTTATAATTCAGAGAATGGTACAAAGGATATCGGTGGGATCACTGATATATATTGGGTAAGATTTTCCGGAGTTCACAATTTCCATTTTCTTGTTGCAGAAGTTCGTTATTGATTACTATCAGCTGTTCTTCTTTCATTTATGTCGTGATTGCTAGTTTTTAAGATAATCTGATTCTAATTTTTTCCGTGGCTCAGCCTGACTCTTTAGGACCGTTAGATTTGGACATACCAACCTGTAGATACCATAGCGATGATCTAATTTTTAGCGATAGCCTTGGTGGTTTGAACCGTCTTGTGGCCAACAGTTTGGATGTGTTTCAAAGTTGCTCATTATTTGGATTGGACAAGAAAGAACCGGCACCTACTGCTGAAACTCGTCAAAATGCTACCGTTTCAGATTTCAAAATCGGCAATGAAGTTTAAGATTCTGCAAGAGATCTTACAGCTGAAATACAGCGCATTCACACCTGAGCTTTGTCAGGTTAACCTCGACTGAAATAATTTAGTTAAGGTTATGTGGTATTTCAAAACAATCGTAACAATTAGCAGACTACAGAATCGATAGCTCTTTGTGTTGTTGAGCCAGAAGTTCTTTTGTGCTGTACAAAAATAGAAACTTGACACTTTCTCACATTTTAACTCAAGCTTTTTGCTGTGTTGATATATTGCTGCTGTTCATTGATGCATGCCTTTCCCGCCACATTTTCACTCTcaaattgtttaaatttttttgataataaAAGATATAATGAGATAAAAACAATTATACTTTCTTTCgaagctatatatatattaatatatatatagagtaattttcagctgcccaaccattccTGCCCAACTCGTTCcggaccactaaaacccactatcggggtttagttgtttttttttaaaaaaaatttgtatcactaaaacatataaatatgtgagtttaattgtgaatttacatgtctatccttttctattaatattacataattaatgtgttttttcaaTTATCTATTTATGTGTCTCTTCAACTAATTAagtaattcatttaaaaaaatatatcatgcactttttaaaataaaaaaaaatgaaattttgtgcatctactatttattatttggccttgtttttatttgatatgcactgtttcaaataaaaaatgataattttgtgcatctactatttattatttggtttttttattattttatttaatttctctattatatatctctaatatctaatctaatactataatctatattataactataaatatatgagtttcatttgagaccaattttattttacccttatctaatataataatataatctaTACTACAACTATACATATATGAGTTTGATTTGTAACTAATTTTACACTCTTATTTATTTGTGCTTGTGAATTTACATGTCTACCCTTTTCTATTAATACTAcataattaatgtgtttttttaattatctaTTTATGTGTCTCTTCAACTAATTAagtaattcatttaaaaaattatatcatgcactttttttaaaaaaaaaattaaaattttgtgcatctactatttattatttgaccttgtttttatttgatatgcactgtttcaaataaaaaatgataattttgtgcatctactatttattatttgatttttttattattttatttaatttctctatTTTATATCTCTAATATCTAATCTAATACTATATTCTATACtataactataaatatatgagtttcatTTGGGaccaattttacccttatctaatataataatataatctataatacaactataaatatatgagtttgatTTGTAACTAATTTTACCCTCTTATTTATTTGTGGTTCATAAAGTTGTTTATGTCATTTTTTGCACAAACTTAATAGAGTCATTAATACAATAAATAACTCCACCAAATTTCATAACCTTGTAGTTTGAATGTTTAGTGGAAAATGATATTTCTAGGAAAAATaagagctaattttttttattatttcatgtAAAGTGGAAGGTTTATTGATTGATGCATGGTAATTGGATCCGTGTgttttcatttaattatttcggtAATGTGTGTTAAATATTATAATCAACTACCTACTTTAATTTTTGTTGAAATTAATGTTTTTTCCCTtttcataaatataaataaattttgatttcatCTTCGTGTCTTTGATTTCATTTCAATATGAAGGATATAAAGGCGTCTACATTTTTCCGATTTGGtttccatattttaatttttttttaaaaaaagtaattttACGTGTAATTTTTTGCTAATAGCCACAAGTAGaagaaaaaaattagaaaataaaaaaaaatccacaagTGCCTTTAAATATGTCagtaaatatcattttttttagtttttttccaATGAAACTGGGTATTGAAAGAGGTAGATTATAAATGCGCTTttgtaaatttttctaaagtttATTTGCACTAAAATTTGAttagttgatttattttcaattttatttatatattttattcttttatctATAATTTATTTGTGGTTCATAAGGTTGTTGTgtcatttaattttttgtacTAAATTAATATAGTCATTAATAGTATACTTAATTCTACCAATTTTGATAACCTTGTAGTTTGAGTGCTTAGTAGAAAATGATATTCctaagaaaaaaataagatctattttttttatttgatgtaTAATGAAAGGATTATTGATTGATTCATTCGAAGCGTGTGTTTGCATTTAATTATTTCGGTAATGTGTGTTAATTATTATGACCGACTATCCATTTTTTGTGAaattaatgtatttttttgtttcCTTATCATCttcctaaatataaataaatttgtcattcattttcttgtaattgatTTTTTACTTCGATATTAATGATATAAAGACGTCTACAATTTTTTGTTTGACTTCTagatttttatgtttttcaaCCTTTACATGTAATTTTTGCCTAATAGCCACAAGTAGAATaaagagattaaaaaaaataaaatacttaaaaaaaaaaaatccacaagTGCCCTTTAAAATATGTCAatatatgtcatttttttagTGTGTCTTTCCAATGAAACTGAGTATTGAGAGCATGTGTATTTTAAGtgtgattttgtaattttttctaACATTTATTTGCACTATAATTTTATtagtttgatttattttcagttttattcatagaaaaataaattaatgagaAGTTTTAAATGATATAAATTACTTTCTACTTTTGAATTTAATGtatactatatataatataatattaattataggaaattttttttacatatgacgtttgattcttttttttcttaaaacacatattatattttttgttttaaaatatgtgtttttattacacatatttatttaattgatcatatatatcatgagaaattttatttcccatgaaattaattttcatcaatattaatttacaaaaaaatcattGTGACATAAAATTAACTATTTATAGTAACtctaaaaaaattgagaaaggTTTTAAATGATTGAAAATTTCGCACAAACATGAGTGATATTGAATTTAGTAACAATTTTAGGATTTCTATTTAACATTAATAcgatcatttttttaattaagaaaatttttTGAGGCATAGAGCTTGAGTTGtgcagtttaaaagatttgaattgCACCGTCACCACTAGCTATAGCTATTGGTAAGTGTCATACAATCGGTCCTACATTATTTTTAGGAAAATACTACATGTTCATGGAGAGTTACACGTTTACACATTACACTTacaattacatgattatccctgatgcatttttgaaagattgtttttccaaataaagtgttgggataatcatgtaattttaagtaTAATGTGTAACTCAACGTATAACAATCAGTGTACATGTATAACACTACCCTTATTTTTATTGGTTTTATTTATGattagtattaatttaatgaaaaaaatactCTATATGTCCAAATTATGTAGgtcacgttttttttttttttttgtctcaaatgtaaaataatatttattacacTCCTTGACTAATAtacatttattaattatatcttaaaaattgtgcaattattttttgaatacattaaataaagataaaatggGGAGTTTGTACAAAATTTGTTtcccaatattttttttcttaatccgTGTGAAAAAAATAGGTCTAtataattaggacgaatgaagtatttttttttttacttgaggAGAGTTGTCCTTACATTAAGATTACACAAAAACATGGATTGAAAAGTGTCTTATTTGGATAGGtgaatttatatgatttattgtaAGGGAGAATTGGAGATAAATCcccaatcaaaatcaaaagtttAAAATCAGTCCCCTTGTCATAACTTTTTATTCTGCACTCCCTATTGACCCAAAAAGTTTAATTATACTCCCTGTTTCATGTTTTATCCCATTTTCCCTtttaattctattttttttaattttcttgttttatcccattttcccttttaattctattttttttaattttcttttcccatttattattattattatctcctACCTTCACTTTAGTTTTTTCCCCAATTTCACGTCTCATGTGAATCCCTAAACAACCCCACCGATTTCCATCGCCTCTCTTCCCTCCCAATTTCTACGACGTCCAGTGAAGAAAACTAAATCTTGTGCCACCAATTTTCTCATCTTCTAGTCAACATCAAGAATCCACCGGCAGTAGGAACCCACCAATTTGTGACACCTACGGGAAACGATAGAAATCAGGCGACAAGGGACAACGATTGGAAGCAAAGAAGCGAGGAAAGTGAGTTTCTTGTTATCTACTTGTTCGATTTGTTCCATATCTTATGAGATTTGTGCTTAATTTGTTTAATCAGTGTTTCGCTTCAAATCCTCTCATTTTTCTGAATCGTGGTCACCAATTTCGAGCTGATAATTTGGTGATGATTTGTTACTTTACTTGTTGGGAATCTGTTGgcttaataattttatattattagcGACACCCACTATCCTTTGATCAATTAATCGATGATTTTTACtcgtatgttttttttatttccgAGGCATTGtgatggttttttttttgtttttggagTTTTGTTGACTTCTAGGTTTATTGGTTTGGTGGGTACTTAATTTTCCTTGTTTTTAATTACCAATCAGTAAATTCTATTTGTATTAGTgttcaaaataattatttgatgCAGCAATTATCTTTCTCATCAGGACTTTGAATTCGTTGAGTTGAAAGAATATAATTTTATTCTTGTTTACtaagattttgttttttttatca
It encodes:
- the LOC140887757 gene encoding TSL-kinase interacting protein 1, with amino-acid sequence MVSQVSIDCEILLGSENLGSDGGDSSVPPSAQDQAAAPMPIKKQTRQWAAWTRQEEESFFAALRQVGKNFEKITSRVQSKNKDQVRHYYYRLVRRMNKLLGPELCLDAKNSKDTNAAMLRWWSLLEKYSCKASKLHLKPRRFKIFLETLENQLLKDRKRNIRKRLPGGENHSSTAYVPASNEVRTSGHDSRAVKLVLVDSQNIQKVGSGKGSMLKRHVNAEMMNRAKVDPTSVKAAKHRRKTGIASAAAYKRWETAAIAGVSLVADAAEHLERVNSNKDIEIGHDGSQQNVEMVNTLPVSSQTLFNENNIQNSAKLKLQLFPIDESTRKTLETEQHNPHLELTLSSRKKISSVFEHLSRKWGNSSFNAQELMLFPYWAQGENLVGYQRWTKDCSLCAVDIYHLIGSPPIFRLRYGWFSKAAVELETAQTLSHANLIEQTLNTNLANEQNFQTEHLFSFHDCQIASTGQNNAHVPSSTCAPNEMVERCGSDVNISRYYSEAVDMSLPRRDAGASAVTRQVEKMKGVTLSSGEWADSLTNISVGDLLSESAQNMDINCSDFPVPVNSDCHSQIPFSCDSFDAAVAAHIYKHQNKVDFQHRVQSHVPSIWEAEETCDAFAFQTNGPLRDDSHGASKNDSPEACVQATKGNLVTYKEVEELPEVEKLTSTNPDCGDLIGNCGPSYNSENGTKDIGGITDIYWPDSLGPLDLDIPTCRYHSDDLIFSDSLGGLNRLVANSLDVFQSCSLFGLDKKEPAPTAETRQNATVSDFKIGNEV